The Frondihabitans australicus genome includes a region encoding these proteins:
- a CDS encoding TNT domain-containing protein: MPGIVLDVDPRDFLTASDHAGSVARAIASAGATLRSGLSGSSQMAGSDPSGVKWATQYDDVAADAISGIDALENAFGQIAAGLSVTGLNYATADWLSSGESGHAPGYTVPSLPELACSAAPPSAAGGSRSSDIPGWEYVANFIGDMWPDGDTGKLRHAKSVWNAFADDLDAVHGAGSTKIMAVLAETRTPEQGAIESTVTTVRSKVSALAKESRNLATAAGDLADQIDMVHLETERVLQDLLQEIGATAVIGVGLTLVTAGLSDAAAGLAAGGEVAAAVARILSFIAELGSSVSRVVATVARAAGPLGEVVGLSDQMTIRIVTIAGDSVVSGVGGAVSNVGATLITDPSGDLEDAALDGFVGGASLGSIAGTLSMRRVYVVQLRKLKSAFAMSAAGVPTPYALYGSLTEREWFRRYFAGLTHADFHAQWKWPGDNGFVPGTAVPNTVPVGHTLSRITARTGAGGVANGEFATLPGTPFSDVAMPPDRLSTAFTTVRYEVVKPLPASVLQGPIAPWFEQPGMGVQYYFEGGINRFVDAGYLKVVP, encoded by the coding sequence ATGCCTGGAATCGTGCTCGATGTGGACCCGCGCGATTTCCTCACCGCGTCCGATCACGCTGGTTCGGTGGCGCGGGCGATCGCGTCGGCGGGGGCGACGCTGCGTTCGGGCCTATCCGGCTCGTCGCAGATGGCGGGGTCCGACCCCTCGGGAGTGAAATGGGCCACTCAGTACGATGACGTCGCAGCCGACGCGATCTCGGGCATCGATGCTCTGGAGAACGCGTTCGGGCAGATCGCGGCCGGTCTGTCGGTGACGGGACTGAACTACGCGACGGCCGACTGGCTCTCCAGCGGCGAGTCGGGCCACGCGCCCGGCTACACGGTTCCGTCGCTTCCCGAGCTGGCGTGTTCGGCGGCGCCTCCGTCGGCAGCCGGTGGGTCCAGGTCTTCCGACATCCCAGGGTGGGAGTACGTCGCGAACTTCATCGGTGACATGTGGCCCGACGGCGACACCGGGAAGCTCCGGCACGCGAAGTCGGTATGGAATGCGTTCGCTGACGACCTCGACGCCGTCCACGGTGCCGGGTCGACGAAGATCATGGCCGTTCTCGCCGAAACGCGCACGCCCGAGCAGGGCGCCATCGAGTCCACGGTGACCACGGTGCGGTCGAAGGTGTCCGCTCTGGCGAAGGAGTCGCGGAACCTCGCGACCGCCGCGGGTGATCTGGCCGATCAGATCGACATGGTCCATCTGGAGACCGAGCGGGTGCTGCAGGATCTGCTTCAGGAGATCGGCGCCACCGCCGTGATCGGCGTCGGTCTCACCCTAGTCACCGCAGGGCTCTCAGACGCAGCCGCGGGACTTGCGGCAGGTGGTGAGGTCGCTGCAGCGGTCGCGCGCATCCTGAGCTTCATCGCCGAGCTGGGCTCGTCCGTCTCGCGCGTCGTCGCCACCGTCGCCAGAGCCGCCGGTCCTCTCGGGGAGGTCGTGGGTCTCAGTGACCAGATGACGATCCGCATCGTGACGATCGCCGGCGACTCAGTCGTCAGCGGTGTCGGTGGTGCCGTGTCGAATGTCGGCGCGACTCTCATCACCGATCCCAGCGGCGATCTCGAGGACGCCGCACTCGACGGCTTCGTAGGAGGTGCGTCGCTCGGTTCGATTGCAGGAACGCTGAGCATGAGGCGGGTCTACGTAGTTCAGCTCCGGAAGCTCAAGTCGGCGTTCGCCATGTCGGCTGCTGGCGTACCAACTCCATACGCGCTCTACGGAAGCCTGACGGAAAGGGAGTGGTTCCGTCGCTATTTCGCAGGCCTGACGCACGCCGATTTCCACGCGCAATGGAAATGGCCCGGCGACAACGGATTCGTACCCGGCACAGCCGTGCCGAACACAGTGCCGGTGGGGCACACGCTTTCGCGGATCACCGCAAGAACTGGCGCCGGTGGTGTCGCGAACGGCGAGTTCGCGACCTTGCCGGGGACACCATTCTCAGACGTGGCGATGCCGCCGGATCGCCTCTCGACCGCCTTCACCACCGTCCGCTACGAGGTTGTGAAGCCTCTGCCGGCCAGCGTGCTCCAAGGTCCCATAGCTCCATGGTTCGAACAGCCTGGCATGGGCGTCCAATATTATTTCGAGGGCGGCATCAACCGTTTCGTCGACGCCGGATACCTGAAGGTGGTCCCCTGA
- a CDS encoding serine aminopeptidase domain-containing protein, with protein MTTSEAAPRPADRADAARDPRSGRPVTVVDTWLGGGEVLATLHVPDGAATTGVVICPPIGYEYTVAYRTLRHLADRLAEQGLAAARYDHPGFGDSTHDVTAESLSRGAAVAAEALRDAGCASIAYVGLGSGALVASLAAASDPAPAALVLWDPAASGRQWLRRQRSIYQIEVGPLAEPAPEDTVEIAGAELPDWLAEQIAALDYDPLVATSLPTLVAVRSGAAGTLPKTLRPVADRLDVVEVPGHENALDVSSIESTIPAASVDVVSAWLAERVGGGAGARVAAPAPVVTARAAFDGAEYEESLRRLGPHSLFAVETRPAGGADDLPIVVLHNGSAEHRIGTTRYQVELARRFAAFGIRSLRVDRRGTGESAPVVADEPNLLFTQEWLDDGADVLDALDLPREKVGVVGMCVGSWVGLVAAPSRVAFVAALAVNDHRVVPQAPQAPHEGVDPVEGAQEPTPALRDRLVAVAKRRLPYPLLLALASRGVVQFAEPNLRRALAAGTDVVVLLSPSDAEIFRAHRGPHAVSRLQRTPGRLTVLEHPAGDHALYSPGIRRRAVDEAFAAAVRAFRIAR; from the coding sequence ATGACGACGAGCGAGGCCGCGCCTCGCCCGGCCGACCGGGCCGACGCCGCCCGCGACCCGCGATCGGGGCGACCGGTGACGGTCGTCGACACCTGGCTCGGCGGCGGCGAGGTGCTGGCCACCCTGCACGTGCCCGACGGCGCGGCGACGACCGGCGTCGTGATCTGCCCGCCGATCGGCTACGAGTACACGGTCGCCTACCGCACCCTCCGCCACCTCGCCGACCGTCTGGCCGAGCAGGGTCTCGCCGCGGCGCGCTACGACCACCCCGGGTTCGGGGACTCCACGCACGACGTGACTGCCGAGTCGCTCTCGCGCGGCGCCGCCGTCGCGGCAGAGGCGCTTCGCGACGCGGGCTGCGCGTCGATCGCCTACGTCGGCCTCGGCAGCGGGGCGCTCGTGGCGTCGCTCGCGGCCGCGTCGGATCCTGCGCCCGCCGCCCTCGTGCTGTGGGACCCCGCGGCGTCGGGCCGGCAGTGGCTGCGCCGCCAGCGCTCGATCTACCAGATCGAGGTCGGCCCGCTCGCCGAGCCCGCCCCCGAGGACACCGTCGAGATCGCAGGAGCCGAGCTGCCCGACTGGCTCGCCGAGCAGATCGCCGCGCTCGACTACGACCCGCTCGTGGCGACGTCGCTCCCCACCCTGGTCGCCGTGCGCTCCGGTGCCGCGGGTACGCTCCCGAAGACGCTCCGCCCCGTGGCCGACCGGCTCGACGTGGTCGAGGTGCCGGGGCACGAGAACGCCCTCGACGTCTCGAGCATCGAGTCGACGATCCCGGCGGCGAGCGTCGACGTGGTGTCGGCATGGCTCGCGGAGCGGGTCGGCGGTGGGGCGGGGGCGCGTGTCGCTGCTCCTGCGCCCGTCGTCACGGCCCGAGCGGCCTTCGACGGCGCCGAGTACGAGGAGTCGCTGCGGCGCCTCGGCCCGCACTCGCTGTTCGCCGTCGAGACCCGGCCTGCGGGTGGAGCAGACGACCTGCCGATCGTGGTGCTGCACAACGGCTCGGCCGAGCACCGCATCGGCACGACGCGGTACCAGGTCGAGCTGGCGCGGCGGTTCGCCGCCTTCGGCATCCGCTCGCTGCGTGTCGACCGTCGCGGCACCGGCGAGAGCGCTCCCGTCGTCGCCGACGAGCCGAACCTGCTCTTCACGCAGGAGTGGCTCGACGACGGCGCCGACGTGCTCGACGCCCTCGACCTCCCGCGCGAGAAGGTCGGCGTGGTCGGCATGTGCGTCGGCTCCTGGGTCGGTCTCGTCGCGGCTCCGTCGCGCGTGGCGTTCGTCGCGGCGCTGGCGGTGAACGACCACCGGGTCGTGCCGCAGGCCCCGCAGGCACCCCATGAGGGCGTCGACCCAGTCGAGGGGGCGCAGGAACCGACACCCGCCCTCCGAGACCGCCTCGTCGCAGTCGCGAAGCGCCGCCTCCCGTACCCGCTGCTGCTCGCCCTCGCGTCGCGGGGTGTGGTGCAGTTCGCCGAGCCGAACCTCCGCCGAGCTCTCGCGGCGGGCACCGACGTGGTCGTGCTGCTGTCGCCGTCGGACGCCGAGATCTTCCGGGCGCACCGGGGCCCCCACGCGGTCTCGCGGCTGCAGCGGACTCCGGGGCGGCTCACGGTGCTCGAGCATCCGGCGGGTGACCACGCGCTGTACAGCCCGGGGATCCGCCGACGCGCGGTCGACGAGGCCTTCGCGGCGGCTGTGCGCGCCTTCCGGATCGCGCGCTAG
- a CDS encoding amino acid--[acyl-carrier-protein] ligase translates to MTDTLSTTPTTDAPAAADERSALDVARDEFRAEILAAGLLVDAGQPGLYGRSGLFDDIVDGLCAYVARSFADQKPERYRFAPVMSRDEYELTDYIVSFPQLAGTVNGFRGTDADHRQLIAARERGEAWDPYLVPAETTLVSAVCHPVYERLRGTLPEGGRVINVRGFSFRHEPSNDPMRLQAFRMQELVFLGDPAAAKTFRDVMSQRQVKGLQELGLDAKIVAANDPFFGRTGKFLASNQLADEAKLEVVVKIYGDLDEGTAIASGNHAGAHFGPIFGIDQADGTPAHSSCMAWGLERVTLALLRTHGLDVAAWPESVKADLGLSHVGA, encoded by the coding sequence ATGACCGACACGCTCAGCACCACGCCCACCACCGACGCGCCGGCCGCCGCCGACGAACGCAGCGCCCTCGACGTCGCGCGCGACGAGTTCCGCGCCGAGATCCTGGCCGCAGGGCTCCTCGTGGATGCCGGCCAGCCCGGCCTCTACGGCCGCTCGGGCCTCTTCGACGACATCGTCGACGGCCTCTGCGCCTACGTCGCACGCTCGTTCGCCGACCAGAAGCCCGAGCGCTACCGCTTCGCGCCGGTCATGTCGCGCGACGAGTACGAGCTGACCGACTACATCGTGTCGTTCCCGCAGCTCGCCGGCACGGTCAACGGCTTCCGCGGCACCGACGCCGACCACCGCCAGCTCATCGCGGCGCGCGAGCGCGGCGAGGCGTGGGACCCTTATCTCGTCCCGGCCGAGACCACCCTCGTCTCGGCGGTCTGCCACCCGGTCTACGAGCGCCTCCGCGGCACCCTGCCCGAGGGCGGCCGCGTGATCAACGTGCGCGGCTTCTCGTTCCGCCACGAGCCGTCGAACGACCCGATGCGCCTCCAGGCCTTCCGCATGCAGGAGCTCGTGTTCCTCGGCGACCCGGCCGCTGCCAAGACGTTCCGCGACGTCATGAGCCAGCGCCAGGTCAAGGGGCTGCAGGAGCTCGGGCTCGACGCGAAGATCGTCGCCGCCAACGACCCGTTCTTCGGCCGCACCGGCAAGTTCCTCGCCTCCAACCAGCTGGCCGACGAGGCGAAGCTCGAGGTGGTCGTGAAGATCTACGGCGACCTCGACGAGGGCACCGCGATCGCCTCCGGCAACCACGCGGGCGCGCACTTCGGCCCGATCTTCGGCATCGACCAGGCCGATGGCACTCCGGCGCACTCCTCGTGCATGGCCTGGGGCCTCGAGCGAGTCACGCTGGCTCTGCTGCGCACGCACGGTCTCGATGTCGCGGCGTGGCCGGAGTCGGTGAAGGCCGACCTCGGCCTGTCGCACGTCGGCGCATGA
- a CDS encoding acyl-CoA dehydrogenase family protein gives MSDLLAGSITREGSLVERAQRVADIAARFADDVDSRARFPQEAIAAFRDTGLLAAAVPSELGGEDASVTELGEIATIVGEACSASAMIFAMHQIQVLCLTRHGLENDAVRDVLLTLAREGALFASATTEAGIGGSIRTSSCFVDRQPNGRVSLAKTAPVISYGAHADVVLATARRNADAPASDQVFVVCPVTSTTLTQIGEWDTLGMRGTASPGFELHADVPADHVLDVDYATISAETMLPVSHSLWAAVWLGIAHAAADRATTATQRAARKSIGTLPPSATRLAELLGAVTAFEAVVADAFRTFEDLRDQPRTLTSVPYAIAFNSLKITASESLIDIVSRAMLVTGIAGYRQDSDVSLGRLLRDSYGTAVMINNDRILANNAQLSLLQRKKSRR, from the coding sequence GTGAGCGACCTGCTCGCGGGATCGATCACGCGCGAGGGCTCGCTCGTCGAGCGCGCCCAGCGGGTCGCCGACATCGCCGCGCGCTTCGCGGACGACGTCGACTCGCGCGCACGGTTCCCGCAGGAGGCGATCGCCGCCTTCCGCGACACCGGCCTCCTCGCCGCCGCGGTGCCGAGCGAGCTCGGCGGCGAGGACGCCTCGGTCACCGAGCTCGGCGAGATCGCGACGATCGTCGGCGAGGCCTGCTCGGCGAGCGCCATGATCTTCGCGATGCACCAGATCCAGGTGCTCTGCCTCACGCGTCACGGCCTCGAGAACGACGCCGTGCGCGACGTCCTCCTCACCCTCGCCCGCGAGGGCGCGCTGTTCGCCTCGGCCACGACCGAGGCGGGCATCGGCGGCAGCATCCGCACGTCGAGCTGCTTCGTCGACCGGCAGCCGAACGGCCGCGTCTCGCTGGCGAAGACCGCTCCGGTCATCTCGTACGGCGCCCACGCCGACGTCGTGCTCGCGACCGCCCGCCGCAACGCCGACGCTCCGGCCTCCGACCAGGTCTTCGTCGTCTGCCCGGTGACGTCGACCACGCTCACGCAGATCGGCGAGTGGGACACCCTCGGCATGCGCGGCACCGCGTCGCCCGGCTTCGAGCTCCACGCCGACGTGCCCGCCGACCACGTGCTCGACGTCGACTACGCCACGATCTCGGCCGAGACGATGCTGCCCGTGTCGCACTCGCTGTGGGCCGCGGTGTGGCTGGGCATCGCTCACGCCGCCGCCGACCGCGCCACGACGGCGACTCAGCGCGCCGCGAGGAAGTCGATCGGCACGCTGCCTCCGTCGGCCACGCGTCTCGCCGAGCTCCTGGGCGCCGTCACGGCCTTCGAGGCCGTCGTCGCGGACGCGTTCCGCACCTTCGAGGACCTCCGCGACCAGCCGCGCACCCTCACCAGCGTGCCGTACGCGATCGCCTTCAACTCGCTGAAGATCACGGCCTCCGAGTCGCTGATCGACATCGTCTCCCGCGCCATGCTCGTCACGGGCATCGCGGGCTACCGGCAGGACTCCGACGTGAGCCTCGGCCGTCTCCTCCGTGACAGCTACGGAACCGCGGTCATGATCAACAACGACCGCATCCTCGCCAACAACGCGCAGCTCTCGCTGCTCCAGCGAAAGAAGTCCCGCCGATGA
- a CDS encoding acyl carrier protein, whose translation MLPRARIGTDVFSVSDLESSVAAFGDRYLGRLFTPLELSQSARDPERLAARFAGKEAVAKILRLPSSAALPYRDIEIANAPSGAPLVRLHGLAREAALHQGVGRIEISLSHDTGRALATAVTLLTRKEPRIVNDAIRASLSAYGHLTSPVESLLDTDDLYQAGLSSHATVNVMLALEDELDIEFPDELLSRDTFATIAAIEAAARSLVPADAAADAR comes from the coding sequence ATGCTCCCGCGCGCCCGAATCGGCACGGATGTCTTCTCCGTGTCCGACCTCGAGAGCTCGGTGGCGGCGTTCGGCGACCGCTACCTCGGCCGACTGTTCACCCCGCTCGAGCTCAGCCAGAGTGCGCGCGACCCGGAACGGCTGGCCGCGCGATTCGCCGGGAAGGAGGCAGTCGCGAAAATCCTGCGACTGCCCTCGTCGGCAGCCCTGCCCTACCGAGACATCGAGATCGCCAACGCCCCGTCGGGCGCTCCCCTGGTGAGGCTTCACGGCCTGGCCCGGGAGGCCGCCCTCCACCAGGGAGTAGGCAGGATCGAGATCTCGCTCAGTCACGACACCGGCCGTGCCCTCGCGACCGCCGTGACGCTCCTTACCCGAAAGGAACCCCGGATCGTGAACGACGCCATCCGCGCCTCCCTCAGCGCCTACGGGCATCTGACCAGCCCCGTCGAGTCCCTCCTCGACACCGACGACCTCTACCAGGCGGGGCTGTCCTCCCACGCCACGGTCAACGTCATGCTCGCCCTCGAGGACGAGCTCGACATCGAGTTCCCCGACGAGCTCCTCAGCCGCGACACGTTCGCGACGATCGCCGCGATCGAGGCCGCCGCGCGCAGCCTCGTTCCGGCCGACGCCGCCGCGGACGCCCGGTGA
- a CDS encoding ABC-F family ATP-binding cassette domain-containing protein, with the protein MTATLVAKGLAGGYAARTLFEGLDLTVSPGDVIGVVGVNGAGKSTLLGILGGGVQPLAGTVSLAPPDGFVGFLPQEHERVAGETVAAYIARRTGCAQASVEMDDAAAALGDPAAPADANDVYAGALERWLAAGAADLDERLPVTLGELGLTLSADAMMTSLSGGQAARVGLAALLLSRFDVVLLDEPTNDLDLDGLARLEDFVRGLRGGVVLVSHDREFLARCCTSVLELDLPQSSHRLFGGSYESYLEEREIARQHARDAFEAFADTKADLVARARTQREWSSQGVRNAMKKAPDNDKIRRKASVESSEKQAQKVRQMESRIKRLDEVDEPRKEWQLQFTIGSAPRSSSVVSTLSEATFTQGSFTLGPVSLQVSGGDRIGITGPNGAGKSTLLRGLLGTQEPTTGTASLGASVAVGEIDQARALFAGPTPLAAVFEGLVPDLAQAEVRTLLAKFGLKADHVARPVGELSPGERTRAGLALLQARGVNVLVLDEPTNHLDLAAIEQLEEALESYDGTLLLVTHDRRMLDTVRLDRRWHVDAGRVSEL; encoded by the coding sequence ATGACCGCCACGCTCGTCGCCAAGGGCCTCGCCGGTGGCTACGCCGCCCGCACTCTGTTCGAGGGGCTCGACCTCACCGTCTCGCCGGGCGACGTGATCGGCGTCGTCGGGGTGAACGGCGCGGGCAAGTCGACGCTGCTCGGGATCCTGGGCGGCGGAGTCCAGCCGCTCGCGGGCACCGTCTCGCTGGCGCCGCCCGACGGGTTCGTGGGCTTCCTGCCGCAGGAGCACGAGAGGGTCGCGGGCGAGACCGTCGCCGCGTACATCGCTCGCCGCACGGGGTGCGCGCAGGCGTCCGTCGAGATGGACGATGCTGCGGCGGCTCTCGGCGATCCTGCCGCCCCGGCCGACGCGAACGACGTCTACGCTGGGGCGCTCGAACGGTGGCTCGCGGCGGGTGCCGCCGACCTCGACGAGCGCCTGCCCGTCACGCTCGGCGAACTCGGCCTGACGCTCTCGGCCGACGCGATGATGACGTCGCTGTCGGGAGGGCAGGCGGCCCGAGTGGGCCTGGCCGCGCTCCTGCTCAGCCGCTTCGACGTCGTTCTTCTCGACGAGCCCACCAACGACCTCGACCTCGACGGGCTGGCACGGCTGGAGGACTTCGTGCGCGGCCTGCGCGGCGGGGTGGTGCTGGTGAGTCACGACCGCGAATTCCTCGCGCGCTGCTGCACCTCGGTGCTCGAGCTCGACCTGCCGCAGTCGTCGCATCGGCTCTTCGGCGGATCGTACGAGTCGTACCTGGAGGAGCGCGAGATCGCCCGCCAGCACGCCCGTGACGCGTTCGAGGCGTTCGCCGACACGAAGGCCGACCTCGTCGCCCGCGCCCGTACCCAGCGCGAGTGGTCGAGCCAGGGCGTGCGCAACGCGATGAAGAAGGCGCCCGACAACGACAAGATCCGGCGGAAGGCATCGGTCGAGTCGAGCGAGAAGCAGGCGCAGAAGGTGCGGCAGATGGAGTCGCGCATCAAGCGGCTCGACGAGGTCGACGAACCCCGCAAGGAATGGCAGCTGCAGTTCACGATCGGCTCGGCACCGCGGTCGTCGTCGGTCGTCTCGACGCTGTCGGAGGCCACCTTCACGCAGGGCTCGTTCACGCTCGGCCCCGTCTCGCTGCAGGTGTCGGGCGGCGATCGCATCGGCATCACCGGGCCCAACGGCGCGGGCAAGTCGACGCTCCTCCGGGGCCTGTTGGGAACGCAGGAGCCGACGACCGGCACCGCGTCTCTCGGCGCGAGCGTCGCCGTCGGTGAGATCGACCAGGCCCGCGCCCTCTTCGCCGGGCCCACGCCGCTCGCTGCGGTGTTCGAGGGCCTCGTCCCCGACCTCGCGCAGGCGGAGGTGCGCACACTGCTGGCGAAGTTCGGCCTCAAGGCCGACCACGTGGCCCGCCCCGTCGGGGAGCTCTCGCCCGGCGAGCGGACCCGCGCGGGGCTGGCGCTGCTGCAGGCGCGGGGCGTCAACGTGCTCGTGCTCGACGAGCCGACGAACCACCTCGATCTGGCCGCGATCGAGCAGCTGGAGGAGGCGCTGGAGTCGTACGACGGCACCCTGCTGCTCGTCACCCACGACCGCCGGATGCTCGACACCG